Proteins encoded together in one Telopea speciosissima isolate NSW1024214 ecotype Mountain lineage chromosome 4, Tspe_v1, whole genome shotgun sequence window:
- the LOC122658870 gene encoding probable beta-D-xylosidase 6, with amino-acid sequence MFTQWRFFTLLEFLTLLLSISQSTTAHPHPEFPCKPPQHSSYAFCNTSLPISTRAQSLISLLTLDEKIQQLSNNVTPIQRLGIPAYEWWSESLHGIADNGPGVSFNGSISSATSFPQVLVTAASFNRSLWFAIAEAIAVEARAMYNVGQAGLTFWAPNINIFRDPRWGRGQETPGEDPMVAAAYAIEYVRGFQGENWNSDGSRREDNGVLEGSDDSLMLSACCKHFTAYDLEKWGEFSRYNFNAVVSQQDLEDTYQPPFRSCIQEGRASCLMCSYNSVNGVPACARKDLLQKAREDWGFKGYITSDCDAVATVYEYHGYVKTPEDAAADVLKAGTDIDCGTYLLRHTQSAIEQGKIQEEDIDKALLNLFSVQLRLGLYDGDPIKGQFGKLGPLDVCTQQHKELALEAARQGIVLLKNDYRFLPLNKSTVGSVAVIGPAAHNTSILGGGYTGTPCNPISYFEGLKEYIEKTSYAPGCLDIQCTVHNGLTEAIQNAKEADVVIVVVGLDLSQENEERDRFSLLLPGKQTDLISAVADSSKTPILLILTGGGPLDVSFAKDDPRIAGIIWVGYPGETGGQALAELIFGEFNPGGRLPMTWYPESFIHVPMTDMSMRPDPSRSYPGRTYRFYTGDNVYRFGYGLSYTNYTYSFLSVPDKLSLLGSSQKHRYNIRTLRQSIDGHEYVPVDEVESCDALRFHTKILVTNNGDMDGSQVVMLFSRMPATFRGAPQKQLIGFTRLNTLSHSATATSILVDPCKHLSSVNEHGTRILPLGNHILMLEGSEHSISIQT; translated from the exons ATGTTTACCCAATGGAGATTCTTCACTCTCCTCGAATTCCTGACTCTGCTGCTCTCCATCTCTCAATCCACGACAGCACACCCACATCCAGAATTCCCATGTAAACCTCCACAGCACAGCTCCTACGCCTTCTGCAACACCTCACTTCCCATCTCAACCAGAGCACAATCTCTTATCTCGCTCCTTACCCTGGATGAGAAGATTCAACAGCTCTCCAACAACGTAACACCAATCCAGAGGCTTGGGATTCCTGCCTACGAGTGGTGGTCCGAATCTCTCCACGGGATCGCCGACAACGGCCCTGGTGTTTCATTCAATGGATCGATCTCATCCGCCACTAGCTTCCCGCAAGTGCTCGTTACTGCAGCATCCTTCAATAGAAGCCTATGGTTTGCGATTGCTGAGGCAATCGCTGTGGAGGCAAGAGCGATGTATAACGTGGGTCAGGCTGGGTTGACATTCTGGGCACCCAATATCAACATATTCAGGGACCCCAGATGGGGGAGGGGACAGGAGACACCCGGAGAAGATCCCATGGTCGCCGCTGCTTACGCCATCGAGTACGTGAGGGGTTTCCAGGGAGAGAATTGGAACAGCGATGGAAGCAGAAGAGAAGATAATGGGGTGCTGGAAGGGTCTGACGACAGTTTGATGCTCTCTGCCTGCTGCAAACACTTCACAGCCTATGATCTGGAGAAGTGGGGGGAATTCAGTCGATACAACTTCAATGCTGTG GTTTCACAGCAAGATTTGGAGGACACGTATCAGCCGCCATTTCGGAGCTGTATCCAAGAAGGCAGAGCAAGCTGTCTGATGTGTTCCTACAATTCGGTAAATGGAGTCCCCGCGTGTGCACGGAAGGATCTGTTGCAGAAAGCTAGAGAGGATTGGGGATTCAAAGG GTACATCACCTCTGACTGTGACGCAGTAGCCACTGTCTATGAATACCACGGGTATGTGAAGACCCCAGAAGATGCAGCTGCAGATGTTCTCAAAGCAg GAACGGATATCGACTGCGGAACATATTTGCTTCGTCATACTCAGTCGGCAATTGAGCAAGGGAAGATCCAAGAAGAGGACATAGATAAAGCTCTCCTCAATCTGTTTTCAGTTCAACTTCGTCTTGGTCTTTATGATGGAGACCCTATCAAAGGCCAGTTTGGGAAGTTGGGACCCTTGGATGTCTGCACTCAACAACACAAGGAATTGGCACTGGAGGCAGCAAGGCAGGGCATTGTGCTTCTGAAGAACGATTACAGGTTCCTGCCACTGAATAAAAGCACTGTTGGGTCTGTAGCCGTCATTGGCCCTGCTGCACACAATACAAGCATCTTGGGTGGTGGCTACACAG GTACTCCTTGCAATCCAATAAGTTACTTTGAGGGGCTTAAAGAATACATTGAAAAGACTTCATATGCTCCTGGCTGCCTTGACATACAGTGCACAGTTCATAATGGGCTCACTGAAGCCATTCAAAATGCAAAGGAAGCTGATGTTGTAATCGTGGTCGTTGGGCTGGACTTGTCCCAGGAAAACGAGGAACGGGATCGATTTAGCCTTCTGTTGCCTGGTAAACAGACGGACCTCATATCTGCCGTTGCTGACTCAAGTAAAACACCAATACTCCTTATTCTCACTGGAGGTGGCCCTCTAGATGTCTCCTTTGCCAAAGATGACCCTCGTATTGCTGGCATTATCTGGGTTGGATACCCAGGTGAGACCGGTGGACAAGCACTTGCTGAGCTCATCTTTGGTGAATTCAATCCAG GTGGAAGGCTCCCTATGACCTGGTATCCAGAGTCATTCATCCATGTACCAATGACTGATATGAGTATGCGGCCAGATCCTTCACGCAGTTACCCTGGACGAACTTACAGATTTTACACTGGAGATAATGTATACAGATTTGGATATGGCTTGAGCTACACCAACTATACTTACAGTTTCTTATCGGTGCCTGACAAATTAAGTTTGTTGGGTTCTTCCCAAAAGCATCGCTACAACATCCGCACGCTAAGGCAGAGTATAGATGGCCATGAATATGTTCCTGTGGATGAGGTAGAGTCTTGTGACGCATTGAGATTTCACACAAAGATATTGGTGACCAATAATGGGGACATGGATGGGAGCCAAGTTGTAATGTTGTTCTCCAGAATGCCTGCCACATTTAGAGGTGCTCCACAGAAACAACTTATTGGATTCACTCGCTTGAATACTTTGTCCCACAGTGCAACTGCAACCAGCATCTTGGTTGACCCATGCAAACATCTTAGTTCTGTCAACGAGCACGGAACAAGAATCCTGCCCTTGGGAAACCACATTCTAATGTTAGAAGGCTCAGAGCATTCCATCTCCATTCAAACTTAA